A window of Sinimarinibacterium sp. NLF-5-8 genomic DNA:
GAGGCCTTGAGCTCATCGAGGGCGCGGCTCAGATCCCGGGTGCGCGCGATTACCTGGCTTTCCAGGGTTTCGTTGGCCTGTTGCAGCTTGGCGTTGGCGCGATCCAGATCGCGGTAGCTGCGGCGCAGGCGCAGACCCACCAGACCAAGCCCCAGCAGCAGCAGCGCTGCGTACAGCGACAACCACAGGCGGTATTGGTTGGCAATGGCGGTTTGTTCGGAATGCCAGCGGGTGTAGGCCTGTTCGAGCTGCTGGAGCTGCTCGGCCGTTGGCTGTGACAGAAAGTGGGTGATGCGCGCGACCAGTTCGGCCTTGTCGGAAATGACGTCATGACTGCGGGTGCGTAGTAATCGGGCGTCAGCGGCCAGAGATGAGTCGGTATCCTCGGCGTCGAGTCCAATGACAGCGTCGATCTGATCCAGCAGACTTTCGATGGTGCTCTGGTTCTCCGGATTCTGTGTGACGCCGTGCAGGGTGATTTCGGTGTTCAGACTCCCCAGCAGTGATGTCAGTGCGGTGCGCTGATCCGCTGGTGCAGCGGCCAGTATCTGGGTGCCAAGATCGGCTACGGCAGTCATGGCGGCGATCAGGCGTTGATGGGTGCGAACATTTTGAGCTTCAAAGTCAAAGGCCAGCTCAAACTTGGATTCCACCGTATCGAGAAACTGATCCAGGGCGTGGTCGATCTGTGGCGTCAGACCGCGCAGGCCGGCCGGTTGTGACGGGGGCGAAAAATGAGCCAGCCAGGCGGCGAGTTGTGGCGGCAGTTCGATCGGCAGTTCGATCGGCAGTGCGGACGTGGGGGTAACGGCGCTGCCGGTTTCCAGTGCATCGAGTGCCTTGCCCAGTCGGGCGGTCGTGGTTGCGCGCAATCCGGTCTCGTTGACTTCGGTGCTCACGCCAACCTGGGTCACGGCGCGATTCATGCCCACATCCAGTGCGTCCACCGTGCGGATGTTGTTCAGCCGCGCAAGGTGCTGAACGTTGTCCACCACCTGGGTTTTGCGCACCAGAAAAATCAGGATGCCGATTGCGATGCCAACCAAGCACAGCACCAGCGTTGCGGTCAGGGTTTTATAAGCGATGCCCTTTTTGTTCATGGGCTTGGTCTCCACCATTTATTTGGACTTTAGTTGAATGGGTGCACAAAAGCACCGCCCGTTTGCCTGCAACAGGCTTGTTTTTGCGGTGTGATGACGCTATGCCCTTCTGTGATGATGAACATCATGCGTGTGGAGGAGGCAGCGCGCGCTGATCATGTTGACGATCCGGATCAGGATTCCAGATCAATCGACTCAAGGAGAGCAGGATGAGTTCGGCAGAACTGTTGCAGCGGATCACTGCGCTGGAGGATGCACAGGCGATCCGTCATCTCAAATCGCGGTATTTGTTCAGTTGCGACCGCAAGGACGTGGCGCAAATGCGCGCGTGTTTTGCCGATGGTCCGGTGGATATCGACTATGGCCCCATCGGCCAGTTCACCCGCGCCGATGATCTGGTCGAGGTGTTCAAGCGCATCGGCTGCCACGATCACATGGTGGAAATGCACCACGGCAGCAATCCACAAATTGAAGTGTGGGACGACCAAACCGCCAGCGCCAAATGGAGCCTGGAGTACCGGCTGATCAATACGCAGGAGCACACGCTGACGCTGCTCACCGGCTATTACGAAGACGGCTACCGCAAGGTGGACGGGCAGTGGAAGATCAGCAAAACCCACTTTATCCCTGTTTCCAGCGTGGTATTGGCGCTGGCCGATGACACCGTCAAAGCCGTGTTTGCCGGGCGCGCGGCGGGGTAGCGCGCGCGCAACCATGCGAAGACAAAAAAGCGCGAAAAAGCTGGGCCTTTTCGCGCTTTTGCGTTGCAACGGTCAAACTCAGGCGGCTTTGGCCTGCTCGGCCAGGAAGCTATCCATCGTCGCCAGATACTCGCTGTTGTCGTGATCCCAGGGGTGGAAACCGGGGCGGAAGTAGCTCACATAGGCGCCGAGCTGTTTGCTCAGCAGGCCAACATCACCAAAGGCAAAGGTGTAGAACTTGCGCCAGCCTTTAACGTCGGTGAGTTTGCCTTGCTCGGCCAACACGCCCAGAAATGCCGGAACTGTTAATGCCCAGAAGATCACGGTGGCCGCAACCATGCCACCGCTGCGCAGTGCGTAGGCTTTGGTGCCACGCCCCATCACCGTATCCCACACATCGTAGGCAACGCCTTTGTGCTCGGTTTCTTCCAGCGCATGCCAGTGCCACACCGCGCTGAAGTGCGGCTCAACGCCGGGGGCGGTCAGGCGCGGTTCGCGCAAAACGCTGTCAGCGAGCAGGGCGGTGAAGTGTTCCAGCGCAATGGTGGCTGATAAGCGCGCTGACGGCGGCAAGTTGTTTTTGCCCCAGTTGAGCAGGCCGCTGACCAGCTTTTCAAAGCGAGGGGCGATTTTCGACCTGGCAAAAAAGGCGTTGTTGTATTCCTCATGCTCGCGGCCATGCATGGCTTCCTGGCCGATGAACGCGGTCACGGCTTTTTTAAGCTCAGGATCGGTGATGAAGTCGCGGTGCGCGCGCACGCTGTCGATAAAAAAGCGCTCACCGACCGGCAGCACCACCGAAAAAGTGTTCAAAAACGCAGTGAACTGCGGGCCGCCGGATTCGTGCCAGTCGTTGATGCGATCGGCAGGTAGGTTGAACTTAACGTCGCGGCGGGTGGGCAGCAGTTTGTTAAAGCGGGCAGAGAGTTTTTTAACGTTGCTCATGGGTTGGCTCCAAATAAAAACAGTCGTCTACGGCAAAGTAGACGACTGTATACCCATTTGTCAACGGCGCCACGACAGTGGCGCGGGACGGCTTTTAAGCTGCGTCGGCGGCGATCAAACCGCGTTCTTTGGCCATGGTCAGCGCGGTGTCCATGATCATGTCTTCCTGACCACCGATCATTTTCTTGCGACCCAGCTCGACCAAAATATCGCGCGCTTCCAAACCATACTTTTTGGCCGCGCGGTTGGCGTGGAGCAAGAAGGTGGAGTAGACGCCAGCAAAGCCCAGGGTCAGCGAGGAGCGATCGACGCGGACGATGTGTTCCATCATCGGGAAGATCAAATCTTCGGTGATGTCCATCAGCCTGAACAGATCGCAGCCGGTTTTGATGCCCATGCGTTCGCACACGGCAACAAACACTTCCAGCGGCGTGTTGCCTGCGCCGGCGCCGAGGCCACCGACGGAGGCGTCGATGCGACTGGCTCCGGCTTCAACGGCGGCGATGGAGTTGGCAACGCCCATGCCGAGGTTGTGGTGGCCGTGAAAGCCCACTTCGGTTTCGGGCTTGAGGATGTCACGCAGCGCGCGCACGCGGGCGGTAACGTCGGCGGGCAGCATGTAACCGGCGGAATCGGTCACATACACGGTTTGTGCGCCGTAGGACTCCATCAGCTTGGCTTGTTCGGCCAGCCCTTTGGGATCGTTCAAATGCGCCATCATCAAAAAGCCGGTGGTGTCCATGCCCAGCTTGCGGCCATAGGCAATGTGCTGCGGGCTGGTGTCGGCTTCGGTGCAGTGGGTGGCCACGTGAACGCTGCGCACGCCATGATCAAACGCGCTTTGCAGTTCTTTCATCGTCCCCAGGCCGGGAATCAGCAGCGCCGAGATCGTCGCCTGCTTCATCTTGGGCACTACGGCGTCCCAGTATTCTTCGTTGCTGTGCATGGCAAAGCCGTGTTGCAGCGAGTTGCCGCCCAGCCCGGCACCGTGGGACACCTGAATCAGCGGCACGCCAGCGGCATCGAGCGCGGTGGCGACGTTGACCATTTCTTCAATAGAGATTTGTTCGTGCTTGGCGTGCATGCCATCGCGCAGCGACATGTCGTGCACGATCACCTGACGGCCATTGATGTTGAGTTGTGACATATGAAGGCTCCCGGTTAAGCGGCTTTGGCCGTGGCTTTGAGTTGGTAACGACCGGCGATGATTTCCTGGGCAAACATCTCAGCCGTGCGCGCGGCGGCGGCGGTCATGATGTCGAGGTTGCCTGCGTAGGTGGGCAAAAAGTCGCCCAAACCTGCCACTTCCATAAAGACCGAGACTTTTTTACCGTCAAACACCGGGCCGTTGACCAGGCGATAGCCGGGCACGTATTTCTGCACTTGCGCCAGCATATCCAGCACCGAGGTGCGGATTTTGTCCTGATCCGGTTCGTCATCGCACAGGCAGTAAATGGTGTTGCGCATGATGATCGGCGGGTCAGCCGGATTGATGATCACCAGCGCCTTGCCGGTGCGCGCGCCGCCGACTTTGCAGACAGCATTGGAGGTGGTGTAGGTGAACTCGTCGAGGTTGGCGCGGGTGCCGGGACCAATGGATTTGGACGACACGGTGGCGACGATTTCGGCGTACCCCACCGGTTGCACGCGGGCGACCGCGTTGACCATCGGGATGGTCGCCTGACCGGCGCAAGAGATCATGTTCACGTTCATCGCCGAGGCGTGCGCGTGACCTTCCAGGTTGACCGGCGGCACACACAGCCCGCCAATGGCGGCAGGGGTGAGATCCACCATCAACACGCCCAGCTCATTGAGTTTGCGCGAGTTTTCGGCGTGAACGTAGGCAGAAGTGGCGTCAAACGCGATTTGCACGCCGTCTTCCAAAACGTGCGGCACCAAGCCGTCAACGCCTTGGTCGGTGGTTTTTAGGCCCATATCGCGCGCGCGCGCCAAGCCTTCGGAGGTGGCGTCAATGCCGACCATCCACACCGGCTCCAGCAGTTCGGAGCGCTTGAGTTTGTACAGCAGATCGGTGCCGATATTGCCGGGGCCGATGATGGCGCATTTGATTTTTTTGCTCATGCTTCAAATCCAATACTGGCTTCGCCGATGCCGGCCAGTGTCATCTGGAAACGATCTCCCGGA
This region includes:
- a CDS encoding acetaldehyde dehydrogenase (acetylating) is translated as MSKKIKCAIIGPGNIGTDLLYKLKRSELLEPVWMVGIDATSEGLARARDMGLKTTDQGVDGLVPHVLEDGVQIAFDATSAYVHAENSRKLNELGVLMVDLTPAAIGGLCVPPVNLEGHAHASAMNVNMISCAGQATIPMVNAVARVQPVGYAEIVATVSSKSIGPGTRANLDEFTYTTSNAVCKVGGARTGKALVIINPADPPIIMRNTIYCLCDDEPDQDKIRTSVLDMLAQVQKYVPGYRLVNGPVFDGKKVSVFMEVAGLGDFLPTYAGNLDIMTAAAARTAEMFAQEIIAGRYQLKATAKAA
- a CDS encoding nuclear transport factor 2 family protein, which encodes MSSAELLQRITALEDAQAIRHLKSRYLFSCDRKDVAQMRACFADGPVDIDYGPIGQFTRADDLVEVFKRIGCHDHMVEMHHGSNPQIEVWDDQTASAKWSLEYRLINTQEHTLTLLTGYYEDGYRKVDGQWKISKTHFIPVSSVVLALADDTVKAVFAGRAAG
- the dmpG gene encoding 4-hydroxy-2-oxovalerate aldolase, with the protein product MSQLNINGRQVIVHDMSLRDGMHAKHEQISIEEMVNVATALDAAGVPLIQVSHGAGLGGNSLQHGFAMHSNEEYWDAVVPKMKQATISALLIPGLGTMKELQSAFDHGVRSVHVATHCTEADTSPQHIAYGRKLGMDTTGFLMMAHLNDPKGLAEQAKLMESYGAQTVYVTDSAGYMLPADVTARVRALRDILKPETEVGFHGHHNLGMGVANSIAAVEAGASRIDASVGGLGAGAGNTPLEVFVAVCERMGIKTGCDLFRLMDITEDLIFPMMEHIVRVDRSSLTLGFAGVYSTFLLHANRAAKKYGLEARDILVELGRKKMIGGQEDMIMDTALTMAKERGLIAADAA
- a CDS encoding metal-dependent hydrolase, with the protein product MSNVKKLSARFNKLLPTRRDVKFNLPADRINDWHESGGPQFTAFLNTFSVVLPVGERFFIDSVRAHRDFITDPELKKAVTAFIGQEAMHGREHEEYNNAFFARSKIAPRFEKLVSGLLNWGKNNLPPSARLSATIALEHFTALLADSVLREPRLTAPGVEPHFSAVWHWHALEETEHKGVAYDVWDTVMGRGTKAYALRSGGMVAATVIFWALTVPAFLGVLAEQGKLTDVKGWRKFYTFAFGDVGLLSKQLGAYVSYFRPGFHPWDHDNSEYLATMDSFLAEQAKAA
- a CDS encoding ATP-binding protein, whose product is MNKKGIAYKTLTATLVLCLVGIAIGILIFLVRKTQVVDNVQHLARLNNIRTVDALDVGMNRAVTQVGVSTEVNETGLRATTTARLGKALDALETGSAVTPTSALPIELPIELPPQLAAWLAHFSPPSQPAGLRGLTPQIDHALDQFLDTVESKFELAFDFEAQNVRTHQRLIAAMTAVADLGTQILAAAPADQRTALTSLLGSLNTEITLHGVTQNPENQSTIESLLDQIDAVIGLDAEDTDSSLAADARLLRTRSHDVISDKAELVARITHFLSQPTAEQLQQLEQAYTRWHSEQTAIANQYRLWLSLYAALLLLGLGLVGLRLRRSYRDLDRANAKLQQANETLESQVIARTRDLSRALDELKASQAQLIQSEKMASLGQMVAGVAHEINTPLGYARSNAEIVRTSLHEIRTLVDAQGLSLDLMTRDDASDAAIAEALAAAQTLSHELEPATLMDELDNLLGDTDHGLQQIAELVSSLKDFSRVDRSRHDLFDVNDGIDSALKIAHNQLKHHVEIVKNYGQLPAIECSPSQLNQVFLNLINNAAQAMDDGGSITIETLAQTDGVHIRFTDTGCGMDQATIQRIFEPFFTTKPVGKGTGLGMSIVFRIIEDHGGTIDVDSTPGQGTTFTIRLPLKQSSAPASPTPTD